From Candidatus Lernaella stagnicola:
CCGCCTCCGATGTCGAGCCGCCGCGCTCGACCTTGATGACCTACAGCATTCCGATCGGCGTGGCCGTGGTGATTGCGTTGGCGGCGATCATCTACGCGATGTGGCCCAGCGCCAAGCCGCCGGGGGCTCCTTCGGAACCCGGGCCGCGACCGGGGGAGGCGCGCGCCGTGGATACCGACGGCGACGGTTCGCCGGATTACTGGGACGTCTACGGCGAAAACGAGATCGTCGTGGAGCGCCGACACGATCAAAACCACGACGGCATCATTGAAAAAGTCGAGTTTTTCGACGCGGAAGGCAATCCGAAATTCGCGCATGTGGACGCTGACGGCGATGGTCAAGCCGAACAAATTCATACCTTCACCGCCAAGGGCGTTCTATCGATGGTCTACCATTACGAAGGGTCGACTTTCGACGTGCCGCGGCGGCTGGAGCGTTACAACGCCGAGGGCAATCTTGTCGAGCGGTGGATCGACCGCAACTCCGACGGCTCCTGGGACAAGTATCAGCGTTACAACGCGCGCGGCAATTTGGTCGTCGAAGGCACCGACACGCAGGAGACGGGAATTATCGACCGCTACTTCGTGTTTCGTGGCAACCGGGAAATATTCCAGCGCATGTACGACGGCGAGGGCGACGGCATCATCGAAAAAATTGAGACGCTTAACAGCCAGGGTATTCGCATCATCATGGAAGAAGATACCGACGGCAGCGGCCGCATCGACAAGAAAACCTTTTTCCATCTCACCGGCAAAACTCGCTGGGTGCAGCTTGATACCAACGGTGACGGCGTGCACGATACTTTCAAGTCATATACGAAAGAGGGACGCCTGGCGCGTACCGGCGTGGATGTCGACGCAGACGGCAAACCCGATACCTGGAAATGAGACTCGGCAACGTCCAACCCGAACCGGAACCGCGTCGCGGCCGGAATGCGGCGTTGGTTGTGGTGTGCCTATACCTCGCGGCGGTCGTGACGGCGAACGTGTGGACGGCGGGGTTCGACTTCCCCCAATTGTCGTCCGCACCGCCGGTGGAAGAGTTAGCGAACCTGCCGAACCCGAAAGTTCTTCGCCATTCGGTTATCGCCCTGCCCAATGCGATCGTGGCGGTTCCCTATCAGGCTGGCGCCTACGAACTGCACGGCATCCTGCCGGCGGAGCTTTCGTTACATTACCGGCACACCGGCGAGCCCATCGAAGGCCGGGTCGTCTTCTTTACCGAAGCCGGCCGAAACCGGTGGTCGCTGATGGCCGAAGGCGCCGCGCGACGCTTCGTCGACGAGGACATGTCGCCAAGCGATTTGATTGACATGCTCCGCCGGGTAGAACGGCCGCGCGCCTGGGATCGGTTGTGGCCGTGGCGGCTCGTGAAAATCGTCGGGCGAAGTGAGGCGAGGCGTCTGGTCATCGCGGAGGGCGGCGGGGCCGAGTTGCGGCGGTTGTGGCGTTGGGAAACGGGCGAGGCGACGGCCGTCGGGCGCGAGTATCCGCTGGGCGGACATACCGGCAGTCGCGTGGTCGTGACCGTGTTCAAGAACGCCCGCATCTACGACCTGCAGTTTGCGTTCAATTTCCCCTCAAAGGATAACCAAGCGTTGGTGCGCGCGTGGATCGAGGCCATTGCGCCGGCCGGCGCGAAGCGGCCGAACAACGAGGTCGGTCTCGTGGAGTGTACGGCGACGCCGGGGGTGGATCCGACGACGGCCGGCGCGCGCTTGTGTCGCGAGTTGTATCTACTCGCCGGTTGGCTGACGAATCGTTACGATACGCGGATCGCGTCGCGCCTGGTCGATTTCCTAGAAGAGCATGACGATCGCGAGGGGCTGCGGGCGGTTACGCGGCAGGTCAAGCTCCGCCAGGCCGAGGACGCGGCGGCGCGGCGCTTGCTGGAGCGCATTGAGCATTTGTTGGCGCAGCCGGTCGTTGTCGCCGGCAGCGACGAAGAGCCGGCGGAACCGGAAAACGGCGACGAGCCGAAAGGGAGCGAAGACGATGAGTGACGGTTACGACGTGGTGGTGATCGGCGGCGGACCGGGCGGCTATGTCGCGGCGATTCGCGCGGGTCAATTCGGTCTGCGCACCGCCCTCGTGGAAAAAAATGCGGTCGGCGGCGTGTGCCTCAACGAGGGCTGCATTCCAAGCAAGGCCTTGATTCACGCCGCGGAAAGCTATCACTCGCTGGCCGGCATGAAGAGCTTCGGCGTCGGCGTCGGCGAGGCATCGCTGGACTGGGCCAAGACCGTGGCGTGGAAGGATCGCATCGTCAAGCGGCTGACCACCGGGGTCAAAACGCTTTTGCAGGCGGCAAACGTCGATCTCGTGCCCGGCGTCGCACGCTTCATCGACGCCAACACCATTGAAGTCGGCGGCGAGACGTCGCAACGCTTAACGACGAGGCACACGATCCTGGCCACCGGCAGCGTGCCGATCGAAGTGCCGAGCTTACGCTTCGACGGCGAGACGGTCATCTCGAGTCGCGAACTGCTCGCGCTGACCGAAGTGCCGCGGCGGTTGATCGTCGTGGGCGGCGGCTACATCGGCATGGAACTCGGCACCGTCATGGCGATGGCCGGCAGCGAAGTGACGATCGTGGAACTGCTCGACGACTTGCTCGCCGGGCAGCCGCGCGACGCGGTGCAGGTCGTCGAACGCAATCTGCGCCGATTGAAAATCAAAGCGATGACCGGCACGAAGGCCGACAAGCTCGAAATCGTCGACGGCGTGGCGAAACTAACCGTGGTCGACAAAGACGGCGCGACCCAAGAACTGACGGCGGAAAAAGTGTTGGTCACCGTGGGCCGCCGACCCTACGACGGCGGCGTCGGCCTGGACGTCGTCGGCCTGGAACGGGACGAAAAAGGGTTTCTGCCGGTCGACGCGCAACGGCGTACGGCGCACCCGGCGATTTATGCCATTGGCGATCTCGTGCCGGGCCCGATGCTGGCGCACAAGGCGTCGGCGGAGGCGGTTGTGGCCGCGGCGGCCATCGCGGGCAAGGAGGCGCGTTTCACGGCGCGGGCGGTGCCGGGAGTCGTGTTTACGTATCCCGAAATCGCCACGGTTGGGCTGAGCGAGGCGGCGGCTCAGGCGCGGGGTATCGAGGCCGAGGCGGCGTCGTTTCCTTACCAGGCGTTGGGGCGCGCGCTCACCATGGGCACCTCGGACGGCTACTTCAAGTGGATTTACCGCACCGCCGACAAGGTCGTTTTGGGCGCGGAGATTTGCGGCCGCGAAGCGTCGAATTTGATCGCCGAGGCGGGCCTGGTGGTCGAGCGGGAGTTGACGCTGGAAGATGTCGCCCACACGATTCACGCCCACCCGACCTTGGCCGAAGGATTGCATGAAGCGGCGGAACTGGGCTTGGGTTGGCCGGTGCACGTACCGAAGAAATAGCGAACCGTTTCCCCGAAAGAAAAAGGGCGCCGATCAAGGCGCCCTTCGTGTATCCGAGCAAGCGGCGGGCTAGAACGTGTTCCACCACGAGAGCGGGTTGCGGCTCACGCCGCGCATCTCGAGGTCGGTCGGCAGCGGGATCGGGATATTGATGCCGATCAGCGGGATCTTCAAGTTCATCGTGATCGTCGTGCGGCCGTCGAGTTCGACGACCATTAAGCCGTCGGGGGAGAACGATAATTCGCCCACCGCGTTGAGCGTTGTGACGCGGTCGAGGGCCGCGTTGAAGTAGTCGTTATCGACGCTGATGTCCGCATTCATGACGGCGTTCATTTCGGTGCGCCGTTCCGGTGATTCCATCGCCGGGGCAAAGCTCGGTTGCGGTATGTCGATGAAAACGCGGCCGAGCGGATCGAATAGACTGTCCTTGGCAAGCTGCGCGATTTCGTCGTCACCAAGCGAGGGCAAGAGGCCGCCGAGATCGATCTGGGTGTTCGTCGAGATCAGCGAAATGCCCTGGCTCAACTCAATGTCCAGGAAGGGCTTACCCACGGCGTTGTAATCCAGCCCCTTGACGTAGGCCATCAAGTAGCCGGCCGCGTACGTGGGCTCGGGTACCAAGAAATTGCGGACCTTGAAAAAGTTCGCCGGCGGGTTCGGAATCGTCTCGCCATTGTCGATGAACCCGGATCCGTCGACATCGGCGACCGGGGAGAGCATGAGGCGCAGCGGCACCCAGTTGTTCGCCGCCGCGGCCGTAAAATCGACGGTCCACTGCTCATTGCCGTCGCCGGGTTCGATATGGTCGCGACCCACGTCGAGTCGAACGCCCGCGTAATTCGTGATGTCCGAAGTCAACACGAGGCGATACGGCGTGCCCGGCGCGAGCGGTTCGTTGGGATAAAACGCTACGCGCTGGAAGAAGTGTACGATCGTTCCCGGAACGTCGCGGCCGGTGTACAAGTCGATGACGCGAAACGTGTCGCCTAGTACGATCGTGTCGGCGTCCATGACTTGGCTGAACCAAACTTCGATCGGAAAGTGCCCCGGAAAGAGGGCGGGCGTGGTGCCGCGGCCGGGATTGCTCGTGCCGACAATCGGCGGTTCGCTGCTCCATTCGATCGCGCCGGTCGTGAATTTGCGTACGGTCTCGACCGCTGTTTCGTTGCCCAAAATATCGGCCAACCCGACACCCACGACGATCTCGTAGGTCGTGTAGGGCTCCAGCGGCTCGCGCGGCACTAAAAGGAGTTTGGGTCCGTTGTTGAGCAGGTCGTTCGCCACTTCCGGCCCGTCTTTGATGCGAAGCGTGACCTCGGCCGTCGAACTCGGCACGCTCACCGGTTCGTCGAACACCATTTGAATCGCTGTACCCAGACGCACGCGGCGCTCGCCCTGGCGTGGGTAGGTCATCCGCAATTCCGGCGGGCGGTTGTCGGGGCTATCGGGCAGCAGCGTTTCGACGTCCTTCATCACCAGGCTCATTGTCGTCCGAATGCGTTCGCCGAGAATAAAGAATTCGGCGAATCCCGCCACTTCGAGAACCAGGTGATTGGCGCCGGGATCGACGCTCGCCGTGCCGTACAGTCTCGTACCGAGGATGATTTGCGACATGATCATCCCCGCGGCCGTGTCCGCCGGAGAAATCGCGGCGTCGAGAGTCAAGGAAACCGCCGCGGGGCTTTTCCCGATCGGTGTGTCGGCGTCCGCGCGGTGCAGCAGGCCGACGGCGTCGGTCAGCACGTGAATCACGATCTCGCCGGTGTCGAGGCCGGTCGGAATCGCGCCGCCAAGCTGCGATTCGATGGACGTTGCGTACAGGCGCTGCCCCTTGCGAATAAGGATGGGAATCGCCTCGGGCGTGAGGCCCGGGTCACCCAGCGACGTGCGAAGCTGGCCGCTTATGTAGGTACGCGTCGGACCGAGCAACAGGCTGTCGACCAGCATGGAATTGGCGTCGTCGCCGGTGAAGGCATGTCGCGGCAACGCGTCGGGAGATATCTCCGCCACACAACTGCTGCGCGCGCCGAGGGTCGGGCAATTTTCGACATTGAGGGTCTTGCGCTCGCCGCTGCTGCGCACATCGAAGTCGAACACGCGGCGCGTCGGAAGCGACTCACCGCCCACGTCCTGGATGCCGGTGGTCAGGGTCATCCTGTAGCGGCCGGGCGTCAGGTCTTCGTCGGGGTCGAACACCATTTGCGTGGCTCGGACGAAAATGGCGCCGTCCACCGCGTTACCTTCGCTATCGGCGAATAGGAAAGTTTCCTTGTTGAGGATCGTGCGCCGGTCGACCGGCTCGGAGAAATAAACGCGGAAGGTGTGGAAATCGAACACCGACGTGCTGGACGGATCGGGTAGCACCGTTTCCACCGCGAGGGGGCGTCCGGCCAGCGGGCGGTCGCCGAGGGTGCTGAAGAAGAACTCGAAACCGTTTTCGGGCAGCTCCGCCGGAGTGTCGTCCATGGACCGGACATCCCCGAAAATGCGCATGTGATAATGCGCATGCGGGTCAAAGGGCTGGATGGGCGTGATGATCATATTGCCGTCATCGACAAAGACATCCACCGGCAACCGCCCGGCGGCGCCGCCGGAATCGGTTCGCCGCAGGTCCACGAATTCGGCCCCGGTTGCTTGATTCAGATTCCGATTGAAGTGAACGATGATCGATCCCGTAATCGGGAACTCGGCGGTATCGCTCGGCGGATAGGTATAGGTAATCCCGAAGCCGACTTCGGTTTCCGGCGCGTACGCCGGGGCGACGAAGTCACCCTCGCATGCCGTGACCAACAGGAGGAAGGCCAGAAGGGCCGGCAGTTTGAAACGTCGCATCATGACTGCTTCCTTTCGACCCTAGTAGCGCACCGTCAACGTGGCGGCCATCCCATTTAGGAAGCCGGAACTTTCGTATTTCTGGCCCTCGGTTTCGAACTCGCGATCCATCAAATATTCGAAAAAGTAGGCCGCGTCGAAACTGACCGGATACGTCAACAGGGGAGGGTTCTGCCAATTGTAACCCAGTCCGGCGGTGGCGATGTGTTTGTCGTTATCGAGCATCATATTGAAGTCGCTGCCGCCGTCGACAACCGGCGAGGGTTGGAAGGAATAGCCGGCGCGCGTGAAGAAGTGGTTGTAAGCCTCGAACTCCAGCCCGAGGTGGGGCACGAAGATATCCTTCATTTCCAGGTCCACGTTGTCGCGCGGCAGATCGTCCATATCAATCAGGTCGGTGAAGTCGGCCCAATTGTGCCAAACCACATCGGCGGAGATATTCATCCAATCCGTCGGACGCCAATACGTGCCCAGGCCGACGCGATGCGGAATGTAGTTGTCCTTGAAGTAGAGTTTCATCGGCAGTTCGGCGAGTTCGTTTTTACCGACTTCCGCCGCGGCCTTGACCTCGATGGGTTGGAATTGTCCCCAGGTGCGGCCGTGCCAGGTCAGGGCGATATCCACCATGTCGAGGTGAAACAACACCGAGGTGATCGGCGCGAAGACCACGTCGCTATCCAAGGTTGTGCCTTCTTCGGAGGTTTTGCCGGCGAGGTCGGTTTTCATCTCGAAAGTGGAGATGCCGTGAAGAGTCGTCACGACGCCGCCGCCGAGGAAAAGCCAATCGGTGACGCCGAAGCCCACCGTGAAGTTGAGCGTAAAGCCGTGGGGGCCGTAGAAATAATAGTAGCCGTCGGAGTTCTGCACGTCGTAGAAGCGAATGAACGCCGCTCCGTTATCGTCAAGCGAGACGTTCAGACCCACGGCAATGTCACGCCGGGACTTGAGCAGTTCATTGAGCTTCGTCACCCAGTTGAACTGCAACACCCGATTGGATTGGTCGAACGCGAAGGTGTCACCTTTAGGGCCGCCCTGGAACTCGGGCTGCGCGTAGAGATAGGTGAACGCCATTTCCGACGTGGGAATACGCGCCATCGCGGCCGGATTGAAATAGGCCGTCGAGACGTCGTTCTCCAGCGCGGTGTAGGCCATCCCCATCGAAATGCCGCGCGCGCCGAAGCCGTAGGCGAAGGGTGCTCCGCCGACTCCGGCCCAGGCGCCGGGTGAGAGTGCGAAAACCGCAACCAATAAACAACACCAAAAGACGATTCGCTTCACGGAATCCTCCTCGCGAGCCGAAGGCGCACTTCGTGCGGGTAGAACAAAGCCAAGCCGACAACTAGATCTTCAATCATGGATTTGATGGCTCAAGCCGCTACGTGAATGAAACGCACCATTCTTAACACGACGCTCTCGAAGCTGTCAACGAAAGGACCTCTTGTCGCAATTACGCGAATCCGCCCCATTACTGATCGCCGGCGGCCGGCGGCGCGGCGGCGGAACTTTCCATTTCTTCAACGGTATCGGCGGCCCAGGCCTTTTGCGTGGGATTGGTCGATTCGGCGGCGACCTTCTTATACAACGCCAACGCCTCACTGCTGCGGCCAAGATCGGCCAACAAATTCGCCAAATCGATGCGCGCGTCATTGAGCGGACCGGGTCGCGAACCGAAAACTTCCAGCAATTGCCGATACAACGATTCAATAGGTTCGAATTTCTTTTGCTTGCGCCACTCCGCGGCGGCGCGGCGCGCGGCGGTGAGAACCTGACCTGCGTCACTATCGGGACCGGCGGCCTCCAACAACTTACGACGTCCCTGCTCGAGCCGGCCCTGGCGGATCTCCAGCATGGCCAGCGCGACACGGGCGTTCATGCGCACAGCGGAGGGCGCGTTGCGGTCGGCGGCGGCCTTGCGGTACGCGGCGGTTTCGGAGGCAGTCTTACCGGCGTCGCGGTGCACGAGTGCGATGTTCATCCAGACACCCGCCTTCTGGTTCGACTCGCTGATCGACAGCAGCTTTTGGAAAGTGGCAAGAGCCTCGGTCGGGTTCTCGGTTTTCCAAAGGTCGGTGCCCTTCTGCATCAGAAGCGCGCGTTGGTCGTTGGGGCGGTCGGTGTGTTGGGCCAGCAACTTGTCGTAGAGCGCGAGCCCTTCCTCGTTGGCGCCTTTGCGGACCATTGCGCTGGCGATGATGGTTTGGGCGCGGAGCCGCGCATCGTCGGCCTTGGTTTCCGCGACGATACCCTTGGCGGTCGTGATCGCCTCCTCGAACGGGGCGGAGCGACGGCACGCGTCGGCGTAGTTCAGTTTCGAGTCTTCGGATCCGGCGCCCTGCGCGAAGGCTTTGCCGTACAAGTCCTTCGCCCGCGGGAAATCGGCGGCGGCGAAGGCCGTATCGGCGGCGGTCAAAAGTTCGGCCGAAGGCAGAGGTTTGGGCGTCACGACCGGCGTGGTTTCCGGCTCGCTCGAACCCGTCGGGCTGAACAGCTCGTAGCCGCCGGAAATAAGAAAGAGCGCCGCGGCCACGACAATCACGGCACCCACGCCCAATAGGGCCGAAAGACGACTGGTCGGTTGTTCCACGATGGCTCCCTCCCGTTCCACTGTGGCGATGTCGGACGGCGCGATGCCGCCGCAACTCACAAAGTGGGTCCGGCGCAAGTCGGCGTGCGACCAATCGACGCGGCCGACGCGGCAGCGCACGAAGCGTGCTTCGTGCAGGTTGGCGCGGGCGAACGATGCGCCTTCGAGGCGGCAGTCGGTAAGTTCGGCCCGCTCCAGGTCGGCGCCGGAAAAATCGACGCCCCTCAAATTCACGCCGGCGATTGTCCAGCCGGCGAGATTTTTGGTGTTTTGCAGCTCGGCAAGCACCTTATCTTTGGTCATACACTGCTCCTGGAGAACGAGGCGATTATACTCGGGGGATCAGCGGCGAACAAACCCGGCCCGTGAAATACTTCGACCGCGGCAACGCTTTATTGACGAAGACCGCGAGAGGTTGCTACATTGCCGCCCTGCCGATGCAAAAGGAGAGAAAATGATCCGAAGGCTGTTTTTCGTTTTGCTCGTCGCCGCGCTGGCCGCAGCGGGATGCGGTGCGCCGCCGAGCGATTTTTACAACATCCGCAAAATCGCGTTCAACAATTTGGAGAAGAAGCACGCGCTGGAATTGGCGCGGGCGCACTTAACCGGCGACACGGTACCGGCTCCCGATGCGGAGCGATATCGGACCGTGTACATCGACGAAACGCGTGGCGTTTTTCTCAGCGCCATTCGACCCAACCAGGCGGCGCTGACCGCGTTTGCTTTCGGCGACTCCATCGCTGCGGCGATCGAGGCGGCGTCGGCCCAACTTCGTCGCCTGTGCGCCAATGAGAAGCCGGCGGATCTGCGCCTACGCGTGGATATTATCGACGAGTCCACCGATGAGCGGGAACGTAGTGTGAACAAGCGCTGGGCGACCGACTTCAGCACCCAAGGTCTGATTTTCGCCACGCAGCCGCCCTTGGCGCTGATGCCGCAAGAGATACGCGACTGGAAAATCATGGATGAGGAGGGCGAATTTCAATACCGGCAGTTCAAGCGCTTCGTGAAGCACCGCATGATCGGCCGCGTCGTGCGCGACCAAGTCAAGAACAGCGAAACGATCAAGTACGCCCGTTTCACCACGATTTCCTTCATGGAAAACACCGCGGGGAAAGTCATCGATTTGCGACGCGGCATAAGGGACGGCAAGTACCCGGCGACGCCGGCGGCGCTCGATGAAACACTCGCCGGGTTGCGCCGCTATATGATCGGTGCGATCGGGCCGGGCGGAGACCTCGCCTACAAATATGATCCGCGCACGCA
This genomic window contains:
- the lpdA gene encoding dihydrolipoyl dehydrogenase codes for the protein MSDGYDVVVIGGGPGGYVAAIRAGQFGLRTALVEKNAVGGVCLNEGCIPSKALIHAAESYHSLAGMKSFGVGVGEASLDWAKTVAWKDRIVKRLTTGVKTLLQAANVDLVPGVARFIDANTIEVGGETSQRLTTRHTILATGSVPIEVPSLRFDGETVISSRELLALTEVPRRLIVVGGGYIGMELGTVMAMAGSEVTIVELLDDLLAGQPRDAVQVVERNLRRLKIKAMTGTKADKLEIVDGVAKLTVVDKDGATQELTAEKVLVTVGRRPYDGGVGLDVVGLERDEKGFLPVDAQRRTAHPAIYAIGDLVPGPMLAHKASAEAVVAAAAIAGKEARFTARAVPGVVFTYPEIATVGLSEAAAQARGIEAEAASFPYQALGRALTMGTSDGYFKWIYRTADKVVLGAEICGREASNLIAEAGLVVERELTLEDVAHTIHAHPTLAEGLHEAAELGLGWPVHVPKK
- a CDS encoding Ig-like domain-containing protein, with translation MMRRFKLPALLAFLLLVTACEGDFVAPAYAPETEVGFGITYTYPPSDTAEFPITGSIIVHFNRNLNQATGAEFVDLRRTDSGGAAGRLPVDVFVDDGNMIITPIQPFDPHAHYHMRIFGDVRSMDDTPAELPENGFEFFFSTLGDRPLAGRPLAVETVLPDPSSTSVFDFHTFRVYFSEPVDRRTILNKETFLFADSEGNAVDGAIFVRATQMVFDPDEDLTPGRYRMTLTTGIQDVGGESLPTRRVFDFDVRSSGERKTLNVENCPTLGARSSCVAEISPDALPRHAFTGDDANSMLVDSLLLGPTRTYISGQLRTSLGDPGLTPEAIPILIRKGQRLYATSIESQLGGAIPTGLDTGEIVIHVLTDAVGLLHRADADTPIGKSPAAVSLTLDAAISPADTAAGMIMSQIILGTRLYGTASVDPGANHLVLEVAGFAEFFILGERIRTTMSLVMKDVETLLPDSPDNRPPELRMTYPRQGERRVRLGTAIQMVFDEPVSVPSSTAEVTLRIKDGPEVANDLLNNGPKLLLVPREPLEPYTTYEIVVGVGLADILGNETAVETVRKFTTGAIEWSSEPPIVGTSNPGRGTTPALFPGHFPIEVWFSQVMDADTIVLGDTFRVIDLYTGRDVPGTIVHFFQRVAFYPNEPLAPGTPYRLVLTSDITNYAGVRLDVGRDHIEPGDGNEQWTVDFTAAAANNWVPLRLMLSPVADVDGSGFIDNGETIPNPPANFFKVRNFLVPEPTYAAGYLMAYVKGLDYNAVGKPFLDIELSQGISLISTNTQIDLGGLLPSLGDDEIAQLAKDSLFDPLGRVFIDIPQPSFAPAMESPERRTEMNAVMNADISVDNDYFNAALDRVTTLNAVGELSFSPDGLMVVELDGRTTITMNLKIPLIGINIPIPLPTDLEMRGVSRNPLSWWNTF
- a CDS encoding outer membrane protein transport protein, which produces MKRIVFWCCLLVAVFALSPGAWAGVGGAPFAYGFGARGISMGMAYTALENDVSTAYFNPAAMARIPTSEMAFTYLYAQPEFQGGPKGDTFAFDQSNRVLQFNWVTKLNELLKSRRDIAVGLNVSLDDNGAAFIRFYDVQNSDGYYYFYGPHGFTLNFTVGFGVTDWLFLGGGVVTTLHGISTFEMKTDLAGKTSEEGTTLDSDVVFAPITSVLFHLDMVDIALTWHGRTWGQFQPIEVKAAAEVGKNELAELPMKLYFKDNYIPHRVGLGTYWRPTDWMNISADVVWHNWADFTDLIDMDDLPRDNVDLEMKDIFVPHLGLEFEAYNHFFTRAGYSFQPSPVVDGGSDFNMMLDNDKHIATAGLGYNWQNPPLLTYPVSFDAAYFFEYLMDREFETEGQKYESSGFLNGMAATLTVRY
- a CDS encoding pentapeptide repeat-containing protein; this translates as MTKDKVLAELQNTKNLAGWTIAGVNLRGVDFSGADLERAELTDCRLEGASFARANLHEARFVRCRVGRVDWSHADLRRTHFVSCGGIAPSDIATVEREGAIVEQPTSRLSALLGVGAVIVVAAALFLISGGYELFSPTGSSEPETTPVVTPKPLPSAELLTAADTAFAAADFPRAKDLYGKAFAQGAGSEDSKLNYADACRRSAPFEEAITTAKGIVAETKADDARLRAQTIIASAMVRKGANEEGLALYDKLLAQHTDRPNDQRALLMQKGTDLWKTENPTEALATFQKLLSISESNQKAGVWMNIALVHRDAGKTASETAAYRKAAADRNAPSAVRMNARVALAMLEIRQGRLEQGRRKLLEAAGPDSDAGQVLTAARRAAAEWRKQKKFEPIESLYRQLLEVFGSRPGPLNDARIDLANLLADLGRSSEALALYKKVAAESTNPTQKAWAADTVEEMESSAAAPPAAGDQ